A stretch of Lentisphaera araneosa HTCC2155 DNA encodes these proteins:
- a CDS encoding type II toxin-antitoxin system VapC family toxin → MIHAFIDCDVIIDLLTRREPHFKESALLFQSALDKQIKLFTSPLAIANVHYMVKKSKDEQQTRNAISKLLTIIEIADMTKSTVIKALNSDMKDFEDALQSYTAEPLACDYIITRNTKDYKKALLEAKTPTEINQIIQ, encoded by the coding sequence ATGATTCACGCATTTATAGATTGTGATGTAATCATTGATTTATTAACTCGTAGAGAACCACACTTCAAAGAATCAGCTCTATTATTCCAATCAGCTTTAGATAAACAAATCAAACTATTCACCAGTCCCTTAGCAATCGCTAACGTACATTATATGGTTAAAAAAAGTAAAGATGAACAACAAACACGTAATGCGATTAGTAAGCTATTGACAATAATTGAAATAGCTGACATGACAAAAAGTACTGTTATTAAAGCTTTGAATTCAGATATGAAAGATTTCGAAGATGCGCTACAAAGTTATACTGCAGAACCTCTAGCATGTGATTATATTATCACGAGAAACACAAAAGATTACAAAAAAGCTCTATTAGAAGCTAAAACACCAACTGAAATCAATCAAATAATTCAATAG